In Metasolibacillus fluoroglycofenilyticus, a single genomic region encodes these proteins:
- the gltX gene encoding glutamate--tRNA ligase: MTKQVRVRYAPSPTGFLHIGGARTALFNYLYAKHHDGKFIVRIEDTDIERNVEGGEASQLDNLRWLGIIPDESIDIGGPYAPYRQMERLDIYKEYAERLLAEGKAYKCFCTSEELEASREAQKANGVAAPTYDGKCRHLTADEVAKKEAAGEAYTIRMRVPADTTYKFTDLVRGEVIFESKDIGDWVLVKANGIPTYNYAVVLDDHFMEISHVFRGEEHLSNTPKQMMIFDAFDWEYPQYGHMTLIVNEDRKKLSKRDESIIQFVAQYKDLGYLPEAMFNFFALLGWSPEGEEEIFTKAQFIELFDEKRLSKSPSMFDKTKLTWMNNQYIKKLDRKEVVALALPHLQKANLLPMELNEEQAAWASELIGLYHDQMSFGAEIVELSAQFFKDEIDYDAEATEVLAGEQVPEVMTSFKAQLESLASFDAESIKAAIKAVQKETGHKGKNLFMPIRVVTTGQTHGPELPNAIALIGKEKVIARVEKYAN; the protein is encoded by the coding sequence ATGACGAAACAAGTTCGTGTTCGCTATGCGCCATCGCCAACGGGTTTTTTACATATTGGCGGAGCGCGTACAGCATTATTTAACTATTTATATGCCAAACACCATGATGGTAAATTTATCGTGCGTATTGAAGATACGGATATCGAGCGTAATGTGGAGGGCGGGGAAGCATCTCAGCTCGACAACCTGCGCTGGCTAGGTATTATACCTGATGAATCAATCGATATCGGCGGACCGTATGCACCATATCGCCAAATGGAGCGCCTTGATATTTATAAAGAGTATGCGGAGCGTCTACTGGCTGAAGGAAAAGCATATAAATGTTTTTGTACATCAGAGGAGCTCGAGGCATCACGTGAGGCACAAAAAGCAAATGGTGTTGCTGCGCCGACATATGATGGTAAATGCCGTCATTTAACAGCGGATGAAGTAGCGAAGAAGGAAGCGGCTGGAGAAGCTTATACGATACGTATGCGCGTACCAGCAGACACAACGTACAAGTTTACAGACTTAGTGCGCGGTGAGGTTATTTTTGAGTCAAAGGATATCGGCGATTGGGTGCTAGTAAAAGCAAACGGTATTCCAACATATAACTATGCGGTCGTATTAGATGACCACTTCATGGAAATTTCACACGTCTTCCGTGGTGAGGAACATTTATCAAATACACCGAAACAAATGATGATTTTTGATGCCTTTGATTGGGAATATCCACAGTACGGGCATATGACATTAATCGTTAATGAAGATCGTAAAAAGCTTTCGAAACGTGATGAATCAATTATTCAATTCGTAGCGCAATATAAAGATTTAGGTTACTTACCAGAGGCAATGTTCAATTTCTTTGCACTGCTAGGCTGGTCTCCAGAAGGGGAAGAGGAGATTTTCACGAAAGCGCAATTTATCGAGCTATTTGATGAAAAACGTTTATCTAAATCACCTTCTATGTTTGATAAAACGAAGCTTACGTGGATGAATAATCAATATATTAAAAAGCTAGATCGTAAAGAAGTTGTCGCATTGGCATTACCGCATTTACAAAAAGCGAATCTTTTACCTATGGAACTAAATGAAGAGCAAGCTGCTTGGGCTTCTGAATTAATTGGTTTATATCACGACCAAATGAGCTTTGGAGCTGAAATTGTCGAGCTTTCTGCGCAATTCTTTAAAGATGAAATCGACTATGATGCAGAAGCTACAGAGGTGTTAGCGGGTGAGCAGGTACCTGAAGTAATGACATCATTTAAAGCACAATTAGAGTCGCTAGCGTCGTTTGATGCAGAATCAATTAAGGCTGCGATTAAAGCTGTACAAAAAGAAACAGGTCATAAGGGGAAAAATTTATTTATGCCAATTCGTGTAGTAACAACTGGTCAAACACATGGCCCAGAGTTACCGAATGCTATTGCATTAATTGGTAAAGAGAAAGTTATTGCTCGCGTAGAAAAGTACGCGAATTAA
- the epsC gene encoding serine O-acetyltransferase EpsC encodes MNLNEWLNEKIPAITSSLNDINKQYVDIENSIGFIGRDQIYKILDNFHEVLFPGIYTTPPIDEMRINIVSSNKLREAALDLRDIIEKVLIYNMEDSDPANCGTYCREQADKIVMNLIARFPTIRKMLQTDIQAAYNGDPAALSTEEILLSYPSIVAVFTHRIAHELYEMGVQIVPRIMSEYAHRLTGIDIHPGASIGESFFIDHGTGVVIGETCTIGNNVKIYQGVTLGALSFPLDANGNPIKGIKRHPNIEDNVVIYAGATILGGETTIGHDSVLGSNIWLTHSVPPYSRVYNSQPSPNISNSQMKNIEYHI; translated from the coding sequence ATGAACTTAAATGAATGGTTGAATGAAAAAATACCAGCAATTACGAGCTCTTTAAATGATATAAATAAGCAGTATGTTGATATTGAAAATTCTATAGGCTTTATCGGACGTGATCAAATCTATAAAATTTTAGATAACTTTCATGAAGTATTATTTCCGGGCATTTACACAACGCCACCAATTGATGAGATGCGCATTAATATTGTGAGTAGTAATAAATTGCGTGAGGCAGCATTAGATTTGCGTGATATTATAGAAAAAGTGTTGATTTATAATATGGAAGATAGCGACCCAGCAAATTGTGGGACGTATTGCCGTGAGCAGGCGGACAAAATTGTGATGAATTTAATTGCTAGGTTCCCAACAATTCGCAAAATGCTGCAAACGGATATTCAAGCTGCCTACAACGGAGACCCAGCGGCACTTTCAACAGAGGAGATTTTGCTAAGCTATCCATCAATTGTAGCAGTGTTTACTCATCGCATTGCGCATGAGCTGTATGAGATGGGTGTGCAAATTGTGCCACGTATTATGTCAGAGTATGCGCATCGTTTAACGGGTATTGATATTCACCCGGGGGCATCGATAGGCGAGTCATTTTTTATTGACCATGGTACAGGGGTTGTTATTGGAGAAACATGTACAATTGGCAACAATGTGAAAATTTATCAAGGTGTGACGTTGGGAGCGTTAAGCTTCCCGCTTGATGCGAATGGAAATCCAATTAAAGGAATTAAGCGCCATCCGAATATTGAGGATAATGTAGTCATTTATGCGGGTGCGACGATTTTAGGTGGAGAAACGACAATCGGTCATGATTCGGTGCTAGGAAGTAATATTTGGCTAACGCATTCTGTCCCACCGTATTCTCGTGTTTATAATTCACAACCATCTCCAAATATTAGTAATAGTCAAATGAAAAACATTGAGTATCATATTTAA
- the ispF gene encoding 2-C-methyl-D-erythritol 2,4-cyclodiphosphate synthase, whose translation MFRVGQGYDVHAFAEGRKLILGGIEIPHERGLLGHSDADVLLHTITDAALGAIGEGDIGRHFPDTDPEWKDADSAKLLQYIWKIVEEKGYVLGNVDATIMAQRPKMAPYIEPMRNRIAELLNADASQVNVKATTTEKLGFVGREEGIAALATILLIKKQ comes from the coding sequence ATGTTTCGAGTAGGACAAGGCTATGATGTACATGCATTTGCGGAGGGGCGCAAATTAATTTTAGGCGGGATTGAAATTCCACATGAACGCGGTCTTTTAGGGCATTCTGATGCAGACGTATTATTACATACGATTACGGATGCGGCACTTGGCGCAATTGGTGAGGGAGATATCGGACGTCACTTTCCGGATACAGACCCTGAGTGGAAGGACGCTGATTCGGCAAAATTGCTACAGTATATTTGGAAGATTGTCGAGGAGAAAGGCTATGTGTTAGGGAATGTAGATGCAACAATTATGGCACAGCGTCCGAAAATGGCACCTTATATTGAACCTATGCGTAATCGAATTGCGGAGCTGTTAAATGCAGACGCATCACAAGTGAATGTAAAGGCGACGACGACAGAAAAGTTAGGCTTTGTTGGTCGTGAGGAAGGAATTGCAGCTTTAGCTACGATTTTGTTAATTAAAAAACAATAA
- the rplJ gene encoding 50S ribosomal protein L10, producing the protein MSKAVEAKKVQVQEIADKFQAAASVVVVDYRGLTVSQVTELRKQLREAGVEFKVYKNTLTRRAADIANVGGINEHLTGPNAIAFSNEDVVAPAKIINEFAKKNEALEIKAGIIEGTVASLEDVKALAELPSREGLLSMLLSVLQAPVRNFALATKAVADQKEEQGA; encoded by the coding sequence ATGAGCAAAGCTGTTGAAGCTAAAAAAGTTCAAGTACAAGAAATCGCTGACAAGTTCCAAGCTGCTGCATCTGTAGTAGTGGTTGACTACCGCGGTCTTACTGTTTCTCAAGTAACAGAACTTCGTAAGCAACTTCGTGAAGCTGGCGTAGAGTTCAAAGTATATAAAAACACTTTAACTCGTCGTGCTGCTGATATTGCAAACGTTGGAGGAATTAACGAACATTTAACAGGTCCAAACGCTATCGCATTCTCAAATGAAGATGTAGTAGCGCCAGCTAAAATTATTAACGAATTCGCTAAAAAGAACGAAGCGTTAGAAATTAAAGCGGGTATTATCGAAGGTACTGTTGCATCACTTGAAGATGTTAAAGCTCTTGCAGAACTTCCATCACGCGAAGGTCTACTTTCTATGCTTTTATCTGTACTTCAAGCACCAGTGCGCAACTTCGCACTTGCAACAAAAGCTGTTGCAGACCAAAAAGAAGAGCAAGGAGCTTAA
- the nusG gene encoding transcription termination/antitermination protein NusG yields MEKNWYVVHTYSGYENRVKANLEKRVETMGMQDKIFRVIVPEQEEVDVKEDGKKRTVMRKVFPGYVLVEIIMTDDSWYVVRNTPGVTGFIGSSGGGAKPTPLLPEEAERLLAQMGMKDTAIGDIALEVGEVVEVLEGPFAHFQGKVEEVDVEKSKVKVSVDMFGRETLMELSFEQIRKI; encoded by the coding sequence ATGGAGAAAAATTGGTATGTAGTTCACACCTATTCAGGTTATGAAAATCGCGTGAAAGCAAATTTGGAAAAGCGCGTTGAAACGATGGGGATGCAAGATAAAATTTTCCGTGTAATCGTTCCAGAGCAAGAAGAAGTAGATGTAAAAGAAGATGGTAAAAAGCGTACAGTTATGCGAAAAGTTTTCCCAGGCTATGTGCTAGTGGAAATCATTATGACGGATGACTCTTGGTATGTCGTGCGTAACACACCTGGCGTAACAGGCTTTATTGGTTCTTCAGGTGGCGGTGCAAAGCCAACGCCGTTATTGCCAGAAGAGGCAGAGCGTTTACTCGCTCAAATGGGTATGAAGGATACAGCAATTGGTGATATTGCCTTAGAGGTTGGCGAGGTTGTGGAAGTATTAGAAGGACCGTTTGCTCATTTCCAAGGGAAAGTGGAAGAAGTAGATGTGGAAAAATCGAAAGTAAAAGTTAGTGTGGATATGTTTGGACGCGAAACGCTGATGGAACTTAGCTTCGAACAAATTCGCAAAATCTAA
- the cysS gene encoding cysteine--tRNA ligase — MSISIFNSLTRQKETFVPLEEGKVKMYVCGPTVYNYIHIGNSRPVIVYDTVRRYFQYAGYEVKFVSNFTDVDDKIIKAANELGEEVFELTERFIGAYFDDITALGCRKADVHPRVTEHMNDIIAFIQVLIDKGYAYESAGDVYYRTRKFDGYGKLSHQSIDDLKVGARIEAGEKKEDPLDFALWKAVKPNEIFWASPWGDGRPGWHIECSVMAREHLGDTIDIHAGGQDLTFPHHENEIAQSEAHTGKTFARYWMHNGYINIDNEKMSKSLGNFVLVHDIRQQIDPQVLRFFMLSVHYRQPINFAQDLVEAARTGLERIRTAYNNVEHRLARAANLVNNAEGWLTQIAAIQQQFEDAMNDDFNTANAITALFELARLANIYVAESNTEQEVLQKFLTTFDRLGDVLGIVLKAEEELLDEEIEALIEERNAARKNRDFARSDEIRDHLLSLNIVLEDTRQGTRWKRG, encoded by the coding sequence ATGAGCATTTCGATTTTCAACTCATTAACACGACAAAAGGAAACGTTTGTGCCATTAGAAGAGGGCAAGGTAAAAATGTACGTGTGCGGACCGACTGTTTATAACTATATTCATATCGGGAACTCACGTCCTGTTATTGTGTATGATACAGTGCGTCGCTATTTTCAATATGCAGGCTACGAAGTGAAATTCGTATCTAATTTTACAGATGTTGATGACAAAATTATTAAAGCGGCTAATGAGCTAGGTGAAGAAGTATTTGAACTGACGGAGCGTTTTATCGGGGCATATTTCGACGATATTACAGCACTAGGTTGCCGTAAAGCAGATGTGCATCCACGCGTAACGGAGCATATGAATGATATTATTGCATTTATCCAAGTATTAATTGATAAGGGCTATGCATATGAATCAGCAGGAGACGTTTACTATCGAACGCGTAAATTTGATGGTTATGGTAAATTATCACACCAATCCATTGATGACCTAAAGGTTGGTGCGCGTATCGAAGCGGGAGAGAAAAAGGAAGACCCGCTTGATTTCGCCCTTTGGAAAGCAGTAAAGCCGAATGAAATTTTCTGGGCTAGTCCTTGGGGAGATGGTCGACCGGGCTGGCATATCGAGTGCTCTGTAATGGCACGTGAGCATTTAGGTGATACAATTGATATCCACGCAGGCGGTCAAGATTTGACATTCCCGCACCATGAAAATGAAATTGCACAATCAGAGGCGCATACAGGAAAAACATTTGCGCGTTATTGGATGCATAATGGCTATATTAATATCGATAATGAAAAAATGTCGAAGTCATTAGGGAATTTTGTATTAGTACATGATATTCGCCAGCAAATCGATCCGCAAGTGCTACGCTTCTTTATGTTATCTGTACACTACCGCCAGCCAATCAACTTTGCACAAGATTTAGTTGAGGCAGCACGCACAGGCTTAGAGCGAATTCGCACAGCGTATAACAATGTAGAGCATCGCCTTGCGCGAGCGGCTAATTTAGTAAACAATGCTGAAGGGTGGCTAACGCAAATTGCGGCAATCCAGCAGCAGTTTGAGGATGCAATGAATGATGATTTTAATACAGCCAATGCGATTACGGCTTTATTTGAATTAGCTCGTTTAGCAAATATTTATGTAGCTGAAAGTAATACAGAGCAAGAGGTTTTACAAAAATTCCTTACAACATTTGACCGACTTGGTGATGTTTTAGGGATTGTGTTAAAAGCGGAAGAAGAGCTGCTTGATGAAGAAATAGAGGCGTTAATTGAAGAGCGGAATGCAGCGCGTAAAAACCGTGATTTTGCACGTTCTGACGAAATTCGTGACCATTTATTGAGCTTGAATATCGTATTGGAAGATACGCGTCAAGGTACACGCTGGAAACGAGGGTAA
- the rplL gene encoding 50S ribosomal protein L7/L12: protein MNKEQILEAIKAMTVLELNDLVKAIEEEFGVTAAAPVAVVAGGAAGAAEEKSEFDVVLAAAGAEKIKVIKVVREITGLGLKEAKEVVDNAPKALKEGIAKEEAEEIKAKLEEVGATVEVK, encoded by the coding sequence ATGAATAAAGAGCAAATCTTAGAAGCTATTAAAGCTATGACAGTTCTTGAATTAAACGATTTAGTAAAAGCAATCGAAGAAGAATTCGGTGTAACAGCAGCTGCTCCTGTAGCTGTGGTTGCTGGTGGTGCTGCAGGTGCCGCTGAAGAAAAATCTGAATTTGATGTAGTATTAGCTGCCGCTGGTGCTGAAAAAATCAAAGTAATCAAAGTGGTTCGTGAAATCACTGGCTTAGGCTTAAAAGAAGCTAAAGAGGTTGTTGACAACGCTCCTAAAGCTCTTAAAGAAGGTATTGCTAAAGAAGAAGCTGAAGAAATCAAAGCTAAACTTGAAGAAGTTGGCGCTACTGTAGAAGTTAAGTAA
- the rplA gene encoding 50S ribosomal protein L1 — protein MAKKGKKLQDAAKLIDRTKLYSVEEAIELAQKTSTVNFDATVEVAFRLGIDTRKNDQQIRGAVVLPHGTGKTQRVLVFAKGEKLKEAEAAGADYVGDAEYIQKIQQGWFDFDVIVATPDMMGEVGKLGRVLGPKGLMPNPKTGTVTFDVTKAIEEIKAGKVEYRAEKAGIIHAPIGKASFETEKLVENFLAVFDVVQKAKPAAAKGTYMKSVNVTTTMGPAVKIDAANVAVK, from the coding sequence ATGGCTAAAAAAGGTAAAAAGCTGCAAGATGCGGCTAAATTAATTGACCGTACAAAACTTTATTCTGTAGAAGAAGCAATCGAGCTAGCGCAAAAAACTAGCACTGTAAACTTTGATGCAACTGTAGAAGTAGCATTCCGCTTAGGGATTGATACTCGTAAAAATGACCAACAAATTCGTGGTGCAGTAGTGCTTCCGCACGGTACTGGTAAAACTCAACGCGTATTAGTTTTCGCTAAAGGTGAAAAACTTAAAGAAGCAGAAGCTGCTGGTGCAGATTATGTAGGCGATGCTGAGTACATCCAAAAAATCCAACAAGGCTGGTTCGACTTCGATGTAATCGTAGCTACACCAGACATGATGGGTGAAGTTGGTAAACTTGGTCGTGTATTAGGTCCAAAAGGCTTAATGCCAAACCCAAAAACAGGTACAGTTACTTTTGATGTAACGAAAGCAATCGAAGAAATCAAAGCTGGTAAAGTAGAATACCGCGCTGAAAAAGCTGGTATTATCCATGCTCCGATTGGTAAGGCTTCTTTCGAAACAGAAAAATTAGTAGAAAACTTCTTAGCTGTATTTGACGTAGTTCAAAAAGCAAAACCTGCTGCAGCTAAAGGTACTTACATGAAGTCTGTAAACGTAACTACTACAATGGGTCCAGCTGTTAAAATTGACGCTGCTAACGTAGCGGTTAAATAA
- the rlmB gene encoding 23S rRNA (guanosine(2251)-2'-O)-methyltransferase RlmB, producing MAEQAGEMIAGKNPVLEALRSGREMNKLWIAEGVKKAGIQELLDLARERGVLVQFVPKKKVDQLSDANHQGIVASVAAYDYAELEDLFSAAQAKGEDPFFLILDELEDPHNLGSIMRTADAVGVHGIIIPKRRAVGLTAVVAKASTGAIEHVPVVRVTNLAQTVDELKERGIWVAGTDAKGSADYRKMDATLPLAIIIGSEGKGMSRLLKEKCDFLYHLPMVGHVTSLNASVAAALLMYEVYRNRQAL from the coding sequence ATGGCAGAGCAAGCTGGTGAAATGATTGCAGGAAAAAACCCAGTATTAGAGGCATTGCGTTCAGGTCGCGAAATGAACAAGCTATGGATTGCAGAAGGTGTCAAAAAAGCAGGCATTCAGGAGCTGTTAGATTTAGCACGTGAGCGTGGTGTGCTCGTGCAGTTTGTGCCGAAGAAAAAGGTGGATCAGCTGTCGGATGCAAACCATCAAGGAATTGTAGCGTCTGTTGCAGCCTATGATTATGCAGAGCTAGAAGATTTATTTTCAGCCGCACAAGCAAAAGGCGAGGATCCATTTTTCTTAATTTTAGATGAGTTGGAAGACCCTCATAATTTAGGCTCTATTATGCGAACGGCAGATGCGGTTGGTGTGCATGGTATAATTATTCCGAAACGTCGCGCGGTTGGCTTGACAGCGGTTGTTGCAAAGGCTTCGACGGGAGCAATCGAGCATGTGCCTGTTGTACGAGTAACGAATTTAGCGCAAACTGTAGATGAACTAAAGGAGCGCGGGATATGGGTTGCTGGTACCGATGCAAAGGGTTCCGCGGATTATCGCAAAATGGATGCTACATTGCCGTTAGCGATTATTATCGGTAGTGAAGGGAAAGGCATGAGCCGTCTACTGAAAGAGAAATGTGATTTTTTATACCATTTACCGATGGTTGGTCATGTTACTTCGTTAAATGCTTCAGTTGCAGCGGCCCTGTTAATGTACGAAGTATACCGTAACCGCCAAGCTTTATAA
- a CDS encoding NYN domain-containing protein, giving the protein MQNVLLVDGYNMIGAWAELRPLRDKSLEDARDRLVELLAEYKATMGWRVIIVFDAYLVPGTEKLHMKHDVEVLFTRKNETADERIEKLTNELKGRKVQIHVATSDMTEQNVVFGQGALRKSARELEIEIQIVQTKISSKVKKTQIEKPASRISLSKDVELAFEKWRRGLK; this is encoded by the coding sequence ATGCAAAATGTTTTGCTAGTAGACGGCTATAATATGATTGGAGCTTGGGCGGAATTGCGCCCTTTGCGCGATAAAAGCTTAGAGGATGCCCGTGATCGTTTAGTAGAATTGCTTGCTGAATATAAGGCGACAATGGGATGGCGGGTCATTATTGTATTCGATGCGTATCTTGTACCCGGTACTGAGAAATTGCATATGAAGCACGATGTCGAAGTGCTATTTACGCGGAAAAATGAAACGGCAGACGAGCGTATAGAGAAGCTAACGAATGAATTAAAGGGTAGAAAAGTACAAATTCATGTAGCAACCTCTGATATGACCGAGCAAAATGTAGTGTTTGGACAAGGTGCGTTGCGCAAATCTGCTCGCGAATTAGAAATTGAAATTCAAATTGTGCAAACCAAAATTTCATCCAAAGTAAAAAAAACACAAATAGAGAAGCCAGCTTCGCGCATTTCTTTATCCAAAGATGTGGAGCTTGCATTTGAAAAGTGGCGACGCGGCTTGAAGTAG
- the rplK gene encoding 50S ribosomal protein L11: protein MAKKVIKVVKLQIPAGKANPAPPVGPALGQAGVNIMGFCKEFNARTADQAGLIIPVEISVFEDRSFTFITKTPPAAVLLKVAAGIQSGSGEPNRKKVATVKRDKVREIAEQKMPDLNAASVEAAMLMVEGTARSMGIAIED, encoded by the coding sequence GTGGCTAAAAAAGTTATTAAAGTTGTAAAACTTCAAATCCCTGCTGGTAAAGCTAACCCAGCTCCACCGGTTGGTCCTGCACTAGGTCAAGCAGGTGTAAACATCATGGGATTCTGTAAGGAGTTCAATGCTCGTACTGCTGATCAAGCAGGTCTAATCATTCCTGTTGAGATTTCAGTATTTGAAGACCGTTCATTTACTTTCATTACGAAAACTCCACCTGCAGCAGTTCTACTTAAAGTAGCAGCTGGTATCCAATCTGGATCAGGTGAACCAAACCGTAAAAAAGTAGCGACGGTTAAACGTGATAAAGTTCGCGAAATCGCTGAACAAAAAATGCCAGACCTTAATGCTGCATCAGTAGAAGCGGCTATGTTAATGGTTGAAGGTACTGCACGTAGCATGGGTATTGCGATCGAAGACTAA
- the sigH gene encoding RNA polymerase sporulation sigma factor SigH — MPTIQQFEELSDEELVEQVRLGNTDALDFLITKYRLFVKAKARSYFLVGADKEDIIQEGMIGLYKAIRDFKGDKLASFRAFAELCVTRQIITAIKTATRQKHIPLNSYVSLDKPIYDEESERTLMDIITSPQSDDPMHAMINQEEFSYLEEKMSEVLSELEQQVLALYLEGRSYYEISELLNRHVKSIDNALQRVKRKLERHLEVEGIR, encoded by the coding sequence ATGCCAACCATACAGCAATTTGAAGAGCTTTCTGACGAGGAGCTTGTAGAACAAGTTCGACTAGGAAATACAGATGCGTTAGATTTTTTAATAACAAAATACCGCTTATTTGTGAAAGCGAAAGCAAGGTCCTATTTTCTTGTTGGTGCTGACAAAGAAGATATTATACAAGAAGGCATGATTGGTCTTTACAAAGCGATACGAGACTTTAAGGGGGACAAGCTTGCTTCGTTCAGAGCGTTCGCTGAGCTATGTGTTACAAGACAAATTATTACAGCCATTAAAACGGCTACACGACAAAAGCACATCCCACTTAATTCTTACGTGTCGTTAGACAAGCCAATTTATGATGAAGAATCTGAGCGAACATTGATGGATATCATAACAAGCCCGCAATCTGATGACCCTATGCATGCGATGATTAATCAAGAGGAATTCAGCTATCTAGAAGAAAAAATGAGTGAAGTGTTAAGTGAGCTAGAGCAGCAAGTACTGGCACTTTATTTAGAAGGACGTTCATATTATGAAATTTCTGAACTGCTGAACCGTCACGTCAAATCAATCGATAATGCGTTGCAGCGAGTGAAGCGGAAATTGGAGCGTCATTTGGAAGTTGAAGGGATTCGTTGA
- a CDS encoding class I SAM-dependent methyltransferase — MSEHYYSNKPQVESKPRKWKFTLLGSEFIFETDAGVFSKNEVDFGSRVLIDTFEMPAIKGAVMDVGCGYGPIGLALAKAHPDRFIYMMDINSRAVALAQKNAEVNGIQNVQVIESDGLANVAPQTEVAAILTNPPIRAGKETIFKFYNEAYAMLVIGGELWVVIQKKQGAPSTVSHLEGLFAEVEVVEKKKGYWIVRGKK, encoded by the coding sequence GTGTCAGAGCACTATTATTCTAATAAGCCGCAAGTTGAAAGTAAACCGCGTAAGTGGAAGTTTACACTGCTTGGCTCAGAGTTTATATTTGAAACGGATGCCGGTGTTTTTAGTAAAAATGAAGTAGATTTTGGCTCCCGTGTATTAATTGACACATTTGAAATGCCTGCAATTAAAGGAGCGGTTATGGACGTAGGCTGTGGGTATGGTCCCATTGGTTTAGCTTTAGCAAAGGCGCACCCAGATCGCTTTATTTATATGATGGATATTAATTCACGTGCTGTAGCGTTAGCGCAAAAAAATGCGGAAGTGAACGGGATTCAAAATGTGCAAGTTATCGAAAGTGATGGACTAGCAAATGTAGCGCCTCAAACAGAAGTAGCAGCTATTTTAACGAATCCACCTATTCGCGCAGGTAAAGAAACGATTTTTAAATTTTATAACGAAGCATATGCTATGTTGGTAATTGGTGGCGAGTTATGGGTCGTTATTCAAAAAAAGCAGGGAGCTCCGTCAACTGTAAGTCATTTAGAGGGACTTTTTGCTGAAGTAGAGGTCGTTGAGAAGAAAAAAGGGTATTGGATTGTGCGTGGAAAAAAGTGA
- a CDS encoding Mini-ribonuclease 3 has product MSELRKEDVKQLNALALAYMGDAVLEQRVREHLLRMGRVKPNTLHREATKYVSAKAQSMVIYRLLEENYLTEEELAVFKRGRNAKSGSIPKNTDVQTYRNSSGFEAVLGSLYLLGQLDRVDEIINYAITIVEQ; this is encoded by the coding sequence ATGTCAGAGCTTCGAAAAGAAGATGTTAAACAATTGAATGCGCTAGCACTTGCCTATATGGGAGATGCGGTGCTTGAGCAGAGGGTGCGCGAACACCTTCTGCGCATGGGGCGAGTGAAGCCGAATACGCTGCATCGTGAGGCGACCAAATATGTATCTGCAAAGGCGCAATCAATGGTCATATATCGTTTGCTAGAGGAAAATTATTTGACGGAGGAAGAGCTTGCGGTATTTAAGAGAGGTCGCAATGCTAAATCAGGCTCCATACCGAAAAATACAGATGTGCAAACATATCGCAACAGCTCGGGCTTTGAAGCGGTGCTCGGTAGCTTATATTTATTAGGACAGTTGGACCGAGTGGATGAAATAATTAATTATGCAATTACAATCGTAGAACAGTAG
- the rpmG gene encoding 50S ribosomal protein L33: MAKKVIMSCEKCGSRNYAMPAKEGTTKRLELKKFCAHCNEHTVHKQTI; this comes from the coding sequence ATGGCAAAAAAAGTCATTATGAGTTGTGAGAAATGTGGCTCAAGAAACTATGCGATGCCTGCTAAAGAAGGTACAACAAAGCGACTAGAGCTGAAAAAATTTTGCGCACACTGCAATGAACATACGGTGCATAAACAGACAATATAG
- the secE gene encoding preprotein translocase subunit SecE, producing MSKVTTFLQEVGAEMRKTSWPKSKELTKYTVVVIVTVIFFALYFSVVDLGISELFRWFLSL from the coding sequence ATGAGTAAAGTTACAACCTTTCTGCAAGAAGTAGGCGCAGAAATGCGAAAAACAAGCTGGCCAAAAAGTAAAGAGCTAACGAAATATACAGTTGTTGTTATAGTGACAGTTATTTTCTTTGCTTTATATTTTTCGGTAGTTGACCTAGGGATTTCAGAGTTATTCCGTTGGTTCTTAAGTTTGTAA